DNA sequence from the Streptomyces sp. NBC_01264 genome:
GCGGGTGTCGTCCACCGCGATCTGAAGCCGGCCAACGTGCTGCTCGCGGAGGACGGCCCCCGGGTGATCGACTTCGGCATCGCCCGCGCGGCCGACGCCGCCGCGCTCACCGGCACGGGGCTGCGCATCGGCACGGCCGCCTTCATGGCGCCGGAGCAGGCGCTCGGCCATCCGGCGACGCCCGCGACCGACGTCTTCGCGCTCGGGACGCTGGCCGCGTACGTCGCGTGCGGGATCGCCCCCTTCGGGAACGGGCCGGAGTCCAGCGCCCTCTACCGGGTCGTCCACGAGCATCCCGACCTCACCCGGGTGCCGCACGAGCTGTACGGACTCGTCTCGTGGTGCCTCGCCAAGCAGCCCGGGGACCGTCCGCAGCCGGCCGAGGTGATCGCCTCCGTGCGGGCGCACCCCCTGGTGTGCGGGCATCCGGAGTTCACCGACGGCTGGCTGCCCCGGCCGGTCCGGGAGGAGCTCGGAGGCGGTGGCGGTGGCGCGGCCGGTGGCACGGGCGGGGGCGACACCGCGTGGCCCGCCGCCCCCGCGCCGTTCCAGGCCACCCGGACGGCCACCGCGTACCCGGGCCCGGCGGGCGCCGCGCCGTACTCCCCCGGGACCGGCTTCCCCGGACCGCGCACGGATTCCGGGGCCCGCCCCGACGGTCAGCCGCCCGCGCCCGCATCGGTGCCGGTGCGCACCCCGGCTCCCTCACCGGTCCACTCACCGGCCCCCTCGCCGGTCCCCGCTCCCGCGTCCGCCCCGGCCCCCGGTCCGGCCCACAGCAGGACCGCCCGGGGGCGGCGGCTTCCGCTTCCGGCGACCCTGCTCGTGGCGTGCACCCTGCTCGCCACCGCCGGAGCCGTGTACTACCTGGACGACCCCGCGGGCGAGGCCCGCGGCCCCGCGACCGGCCCCACGGCCTCCGCCTCCGCCACGCCCCCGCCCGGTTCCGCCCCGCCCGACCCGGCCGCCGCCTACCTGCCGGGCTACACGAAGACCAGGCTCACCGCCCCCGACTCCGGATACGAGTTCGACCTGAAGGCCGGGAAGGTGGTGCCCGCGGAGACCGCCGCCTGGTACCTCGCGCGCGACGGCCAGGCCCTGGTCCCCTCCGAGGACTCGGACTCCTTCGTGTCCGACAGCGGCGAGCTGACGGTGGCCGCCTGCCTCCAGGGCATCGCGACCCGCCCGGCCGCCGACCTGCCCCTCGCCGCCCTCGCGCAGGCCCGGCCGTTCTGCGTGCGCAGCCCCGACCGCGGAGAGCTCGCGATCGTGCGGCTGGTCGAGGCCCCGGCCGACGACTCCGTCACGATCCTGGTGGACCAGTACCGCCGCACCTGACGCCCCGCCCGGCTCCGAAACCCGGATGACGCCGGCCCCGGCCTTCGGCAGGATCTCCGCATGACCCTGCTGCTCCCGCCCCGCGTGACCGCGTCCGCCGCCCGCATCCGGGACGCGGCGCACGCGCGCGGGCTGGCCACCGTACAACTGGACGGCTTCGCCGTGCCCGACGGGCTGCGGGCCGCCCACCTGCACGCCGGGCCGCGGTTCGCCGATGCCGTGGCCCCCGGGCTCGGCATCGGTCTGCTGGAGGCTCCGTCCGACTGGCTGGCGCGGCTGCCCCGGGAGTTCACCGGGCGGGAGGTCCTGCTGATGCCGATCCGTGAGGCGTACGGGCTGCGCAGGCCCGTCTTCGTGAAGTCGCCGAACGACAAGGGCATCCCGGCCCTCGTCTACGCCGACGGCTCCCGCCTGCCGGGGCCGGACGCGGTGGATCCGGGGACGGAGGTGCTGGTCAGCGACGTGGTCCGGTTCACGGCGGAGCACCGCCTGTTCCTGCTCGACGGGGCCGTGCACACCGCGAGCCGCTATGCCGAGGACGGTCGCCTCAGCCTGGGCCCGGCCTCGGCCGGAGCCCTCGCCTTCGCGTCCGGCCTGCCCTTTTCCACCCTCCCGTCCGCGATCGTGGTCGACGTGGGCCTCGCCGGCGGCCGATGGTCGGTGATCGAGGCCAATGCCGCGTGGGCGAGCGGTACGTACGCCTGCGACCCGGGGCGCGCTCTGGACGTGGCCCTCCGTGCGGCGGCCCCGCTCCCCTCCTTCGCCGACCGCGACCGGGAGTTCCTCCGCTGATCTCGGGGGAAAGGACGGCCTGAGGGCGGGGCGCCCGGAGGCGCCCCGCCCGTTGTGCCGTCCGCCCGGAGTTCTGTCCGCCCGGGGTCAGCTCTTGTCGGGGCGGTCCGTCACGCGCAGGGAATTCAGCAGGGGTTTGCCGAATCCGGTGTGGGTGACGAAGCGGATGTTCAGGGTGCCGTCCGTGACCGTGACCGTGTAGGTGCGGGTCAGGGCCGTGTACGTGCCCGCCTCCAGGGCGATGTCCAGGGAGGGCAGGACCTGGGCGCCCTCGGCGAGGACGTCGAAGACGCGCTTGTTGGGCTTCGTCGAGGAGAGCTCCGCGAAGCCCAGTTCCACGGTGTAGGTGCCGTTGGGGACGGCGTCGAAGCGGTATTCGTACATGCCCTCACGGGCGTTGCGGAAGAGCTTCTGGTCCTCCGTGCCCGCGATCGTGCGGCTGGTGGACTGGGAGGAGCCGTTGCCCTGGTAGCCGTACGAGCCCGTCGTGTACTTGCGGTCCGGCGACCAGCCGTCACCCAGCGAGTCCGTGCTCGCACCGGTGGAGCCGGCGTCCAGGGCGACCTGGTAGCGCGGGACGACGAGCTTGACGGGGACGGTGAGCACGGGGGTCCGGCCGCTGGCCGAGGTGATCTTCAGATCGGCCGTCAGGACGGTGCCCGGGGCCAGGCCCGTGGTGTCCACGGACAGCGAGAGCGGTGCCTTCCCGCCCGTGGGGAGGTTCCCCGTGCCCGGGGTCACCGTCAGCCAGGCCGCCTCCTCGGCTGCCGTGAAGGCCGTACCGAGACCGGGGTTGGTGAGGTCGAGGGTCCGCGTCCGCTTCTGGCCGGGCGGCAGGACGATCTCCACCGCCGGCTTCGACGGGGTCACCTTGCCCGTGCGCAGGGACCGGGTCACCTGGGTGACGTCAGCCGCCTTGACGTCCACGGTGGCCGCCGCGGGCTCGTACTGGGCGGCGGTCAGCGCGAGTTCCCGCGCTCCCGAGGGGCTCTGGACCACGTACCCGCCGTCGGCCGCCGTGGTGGCGGAGACCGCGGTGGCGCCCGTGCCGACGGTGACGGTGGCTCCGGCGACCCCGTTGCCGTCGTTCGCGTCGAGCACCCGGCCGGCCACGACGCCGCTCCTGGTGGTGCGGAAGGCGATGGAGAGCCCGTCGGTGATGACGGGAGTGTTGAAGGAGTACTTGTAGGCGTCGGTGCCGGTGGCGTTCTCGACGCCGACGGTGGCGGTGGAGCCGGCCTTGATGCCGGTGCCGCCCGTCCCCTTGTAGGAGTAGCGGACGGTGCCGTCCTCGCCGATCGAGGCCGAGAAGGAGAACGTGTCGGACTGGGCCGACCAGTGCGACACCTCGCGCCACTCGATGACGTAACTGCGGTGCGGCGCGGTGCCGGTGACCGCCGTGAAGACGCCGGACCCGCTGTCGGCGGCGCCGACGACCAGGTCGTCCCAGAACGGGTACAGCGCCGCGTTGGGCGTGGCCGTGCTCGGGATGTCCCCGTTGATGTCACCGGTGTTGTTGCCGCCGAGGCTGATGGTGCCGTTCGTCCCGATCCAGGCCTGCCCGTACGTCTTTCCGTACAGCGGCAGCGGGAAGGGCAGGTCGACGCGCTCGGTGGTGTTGTCTCCGGTCAGAGCCAGCTGACGGTCGCCCGGCTGGTACGGGCTGCCGTTCGAGGTGGCGCAGGCGTAACCGTAGGTGTCGGTGCGTTCGGGCAGGTTCACCGCGACGGTGGTGTCCCCGGCGACGGTGACCTTGGCCGTGCCGCCGGTGAGGCAGCGCGAGGAGTGGGTGGCGTTCACGTCGTACGTGCCGTGCGGCAGGGTGACCTCGAAGCGGCCCTGCGCGTCGGTGGTCGCGGTCACCGGGGTGTCCGCGATGCTCACGGCGGCGCCGGCTACCGGGCCCGCGGCGGAGGAGACGGTGCCGGTGAGCTTGCCGGAGTCCGCCTGGACGAGGTCGATGTCGCCCGTCGCGGTGGCGTCCTCGGTCACCGACGCGGTCGCGCTCTGCTGCCCGTAGCCGAACTTCGAGGCGGTCAGGGCGTAGTCGCCCACGGACAGGGAGGCGAAGCCGTACGTTCCGTCGGCCGCGGTGGTCGTCGTACGGTCGATCGGGCCGTCGGCGACGACCTTCACACCGGCGACGGGCTGCCCGCCGGAACGCACGGTGCCGGCGAGGGCGCCGATCGCGCCGCGCGGGGCGGCGTTGACGGCGGCGAGGACGTCGAGTTTGCCCTCACCGAAGACGTTGTTGTCGGCGGCGGTGCCGCCGCACTGGCTGCTGTCGGTGTCCAGTGCCGTGCCGTCCAGCAGGGCCGTGGTCTGCGCGATATCGCCTTCGAGGGCGGGTGCGGCGGACCAGAGCAGGGCCACGGCCGCGGCCGTGTGCGGCGAGGCCATGGAGGTGCCCGAGAAGGACTCGTAACCGCCGGGAACGGAGGAGCGCACGTTCACACCGGGGGCGGCGATGTTCGGCTTGATGATCCCGCCGGGGCCCGCGCCGCGCGAGGAGAACGAGGCGATCGCGCCGTTGATGTCGAAGGCACCGGAGCTGTAGGAGCTGTCGTAGTCGCCGGGCGAGCCGCTGGTGGCGCAGCCCGGGCCGGAGTTGCCGTTGGAGAAGGCCGGGAAGATGCCGGCCGCGCGCCAGGTGTCGACGATCTGCTGGTACCAGGTGTCGCCGCCCGTGCCGCCCCAGGAGTTGTTGACGACGTGGGGGGCCAGGTCGGGGCGCGGGTTCTGGCCGTTCAGGTCGGTCGGGGCGACGATCCACTGGCCGGCGGCGAGCAGCGAGGCCTCGGAGCAGGAGTTGCTCTCGCAGCCCTTGGCCGCGATCCACTTCGCTCCCGGGGCGACACCGATCTTGTTGGCGCCGCCGTCGTCGCCGACCATGGTGCCCATGGTGTGGGTGCCGTGGTCGTTGTTGTCGCAGGGGGCCGCGGTGGGGCACACCCCGGCCGGGTCGAACCAGCTGTAGTTGTGGTCGTAGGTCCCGTCCGCGTTCTTGCCGCGGTACTGGTTGGCCACGGCGGGGTGGGTGTAGTCGACGCCGCTGTCGATGTTGGCGACGACGATGCCCTCCCCGCGCACGCCCAGCTCGTCCCAGACCTGCGGGGCCTTGATCCGGTCGATGTTCCATTCGACGGCGTCGGCCGAGGCCTTCTCCCGCTTGCCCTCCGCGGGCTTGGGCAGGTCGACCTTGTCGTCGGCGTCGATCCGGGCGACCTCGGGGCGCTGGGCCAGCGCCCCGGCGAGCTTCTCGGTGCCGACGACGCGGACGGCGTTCACGATCCAGTACGAGGTGTACTCGGCCCTCACGCCGTCCAGGGCCTTGATGACCTCGGCCTGGCTGCGCGCGGCGTGGTCCTTCTTCAGCCGAAGGACCGTTTCTGCCTTCGCCGTGCGGGTCTGCTTCCCGGCCGCGGAGGTCAGGTCGGCGGCGCTGTCGAGGTAGACCCAGAAAACGGCCTTCTCGGAGCCGTCGAGCTGGGCGCGCAGGCTCGGTTCGATCTTGCGCTCGGCCGCGCCCGGGGTGGGTCCGGGGAGCGGTGCGGCGGCTGCCACTCCCGCCCCCAGGGGCAGCAGCAGGGCCGCGGTGAGGGCGGCGAGCCCTGTGCGCAGGGGTCGTAATCGTGAGCCTGAGGCTCGTCGGGTGTCGCTTCGTGCCACGTGTGGTCTCCTCGTACGCCGTGTGCAGGTCGTGCGGAAAGGGTGTGCGTGACGTGCGCGGGCCATGGTGCGGGAGGTGTCATGCTCCGTACAAGAGGGCCTATTGAGCCGTACCGGCGCCGCCGGGTGGCTGTTCCCGGCCCGGCGGTCCAGCCTGGGGGCATGACCGCTGCCGTCCCGCCGCCCTCCCCCGGGGTACGCCTCGGCACCGCGCAGGGCCGGTGGATCGTACTGACCACCGTGCTCGGGTCCGCCATGGCGCTGCTCGACTCGACCGTGGTCAATGTCGCCCTGCCCGCCATCGGCCGGGACCTCGGCGCCGATCTGGCGGTGCTCCAGTGGACGGTCAACGCCTACCTGCTGACCCTCGCGGGCCTGATCCTGGTCGGCGGGGCGCTCGGGGACCGGTTCGGGCGGCGCCGGATCTTCGTGCTCGGGGTGGTGTGGTTCGCGGCAGGCTCCCTGCTGTGCGGGATCGCGCCGAACGCCGGGGTGCTCATCGCCGCCCGCGCCCTTCAGGGCATCGGCGGGGCGCTGCTCACACCCGGTTCCCTCGCGCTGATCCAGGGGTCCATCCATGCGGACGACCGGGCCCGGGCGGTGGGCCTGTGGTCGGGGTTCGGCGGGGTGGGCGCCGCCGTGGGGCCGTTCCTGGGCGGCTGGCTGGTGGACGGGCCCGGCTGGCGCTGGGTGTTCCTGCTGAACGTGCCGGTGGCCGCGCTCTGTGTCCCGGTCGCGCTGCGGCACGTACCGGAATCGCGGGATCCGGCGGCGCACGGGCGGTTCGACGTGGCCGGGGCGGTCCTCGGCGCGGCCTCGCTCGCACTGGTGACCTATGCGCTCATCGAGGCCCGGTCGGGCACCGCGCTCGTGGCGGGCGCCGCCGTGGGCGGCGTCCTGCTGGCCGGGATCTTCGTGGTGGTCGAGCGGCGGCGGGCCGATCCGATGGTCCCGCCGGACATCTTCTCCTCGCGCCAGTTCACCGCCGTCAACCTGGTCACCCTGTGCGTGTACGCGGCCTTCGGCGGGTTCTTCTTCCTCGTGGTGCTCCAGCTCCAGGTCGTGTCCGGGTACTCGGCCCTGGCCGCCGGGGCCGCCCTGCTGCCCACCACGGCCCTGATGCTGCTGCTGTCGGCCCGCTCCGCGCAGCTCGGGGAGCGGATCGGCCCCCGGATCCCGCTGACCGCGGGGCCGCTGCTGTGCGCGGCGGGGATGCTGCTGATGCTGCGGGTGGGCCGGGAGGCCTCGTACGTGGGGGACGTGCTGCCGGCGCTGCTCGTGATGGGCCTGGGCATGGCGGCCCTGGTGGCCCCGCTGACGGCGGCCGTGCTGTCCTCGGTGGACGCCGGGCGGGCGGGTCTGGCCAGCGGCATCAACAACGCGGCGGCGCGCGCCGCCGTGCTCCTCGCGGTGGCCGCGCTGCCGCTGCTGGCCGGGATGGGGCCGGACGCGTACCTCTCGGCCGGCGCCTTCGACTCGGCCTTCGGGCGGGCGATGTTCTGGTGCGCGGGGGTGCTGGTGGCCGGAGCGGCCGTGGCCTGGGCGACCGTACGATCTCCCGCGCCCTGGGCCTGTCACCCGCAGTGCCGTACGAACTGCGCGGTCACCGCTCCGCCGCTCGAACCCCCGGGAGCGGCGGAGCGGTGATCAACCGGCGCCTACCAGGGGCTCGGCGCCGGCGGGGCGACGACCGGCGGGCGGTCGTCGCAGGTGATGGTGTTGGGGAGTTCCCAGCCGGCCAGCCAGGGGCCCGTGGTACCGCCGCCGTCGTTGCCGCCGCGGTCGACGAGGGTGAACTCTGAGCCGGTGGCGGGGAAGTTGAAGGAGCCGCAGTTGTTGACGCCGACGGCGCCCACGTTGCGGGCGTCGACGTTCTCGAAGCTCGCCGAGCCGGCCACCCGGGCGCTGACCACGGAGGTGCCGGTGCCGTCGACGCGGACGTCCTTGAAGTGGACGTTCTCGATGCTGACCTTGTCCTTCACCGGCCAGTCGCTGACCAGCATGATCGCGTTGTAGGTGCTGTCCAGGAAGGAGTTGCCGGTGACCTGGATGTCGGCCTGGTCGATGCTGCGGTCCAGGGCGTAGAACCAGATCGCGCCGAGGCCGATCTTCCAGTTGAGCTCGTACGTGCCCGCGCGCACGGTGGTGTTGCCCTCGATCCGCAGGCTGCCGGTGAAGGGTTCGGCGCCGAAGCGGGAGCCCACGTGCAGGGCGCTGCCCTCGCGCACCGGATCGGCCACGAGGTTGCCGGTGACGGTGGTGTCGGCGCCGCCGTAGATCGCGATGCCGTTGGCCAGGGTGGGGCTCTGCACGGTGTTGTGGTCGAAGGTGTTGCGGGCGTTCGTGGTCTTCTCCGCCCACATGGCGAGGCCGTCGTCGCCCGTGTTGCGGACGAAGTTGTCCTGGACGAGGGAGTCGGTGACTCCGGTGTGGAAGTTCAGGCCGTCGGCGATCTGGTCGGTGATGACGTTGCGGGTGACCTTCACGTTGCTCATCGGGCCGTCGAACCAGAGGCCGACCTTGGTGTGGTGGATGTAGAGGGAGTCGACGGTGGAATCGCTCATCGCGCCGCCGACCCCGTTGACCTGGTCGGTGTCCACGCGTTCGCGGACGTCGCCCTCGATGGCGAAGCGGGAGAGGTGGACGTTCCGGCTGCCGCCGTCCGCGGCCTCCTTGCCGTAGAAGCCGACGCCCTTGCCCTTGACGGTGGTGTACCAGCTGCCGGCCCCGGTGACGGTGACCCCGTCCACGATGATGTGGCGGTTGACCTGGTAGGTGCCCGGCGGCAGGTAGACCGGGAGCCGGTGGCGCTTGGCGAAGGCGATGGCCCGGT
Encoded proteins:
- a CDS encoding ATP-grasp domain-containing protein, yielding MTLLLPPRVTASAARIRDAAHARGLATVQLDGFAVPDGLRAAHLHAGPRFADAVAPGLGIGLLEAPSDWLARLPREFTGREVLLMPIREAYGLRRPVFVKSPNDKGIPALVYADGSRLPGPDAVDPGTEVLVSDVVRFTAEHRLFLLDGAVHTASRYAEDGRLSLGPASAGALAFASGLPFSTLPSAIVVDVGLAGGRWSVIEANAAWASGTYACDPGRALDVALRAAAPLPSFADRDREFLR
- a CDS encoding serine/threonine-protein kinase, with amino-acid sequence MSEQHSGALPTRTALSADDPQAIGGYRLRARLGSGGMGVVYLAHTPGGRPIALKAVRRELASDPEFRRRFAQEVASARRIHGLFTAQVIDSGVEDPTPWLATAYVSGPSLHEVVRRHGPLPTRTVLLLLAGIAEALQAIHGAGVVHRDLKPANVLLAEDGPRVIDFGIARAADAAALTGTGLRIGTAAFMAPEQALGHPATPATDVFALGTLAAYVACGIAPFGNGPESSALYRVVHEHPDLTRVPHELYGLVSWCLAKQPGDRPQPAEVIASVRAHPLVCGHPEFTDGWLPRPVREELGGGGGGAAGGTGGGDTAWPAAPAPFQATRTATAYPGPAGAAPYSPGTGFPGPRTDSGARPDGQPPAPASVPVRTPAPSPVHSPAPSPVPAPASAPAPGPAHSRTARGRRLPLPATLLVACTLLATAGAVYYLDDPAGEARGPATGPTASASATPPPGSAPPDPAAAYLPGYTKTRLTAPDSGYEFDLKAGKVVPAETAAWYLARDGQALVPSEDSDSFVSDSGELTVAACLQGIATRPAADLPLAALAQARPFCVRSPDRGELAIVRLVEAPADDSVTILVDQYRRT
- a CDS encoding S8 family serine peptidase, whose translation is MARSDTRRASGSRLRPLRTGLAALTAALLLPLGAGVAAAAPLPGPTPGAAERKIEPSLRAQLDGSEKAVFWVYLDSAADLTSAAGKQTRTAKAETVLRLKKDHAARSQAEVIKALDGVRAEYTSYWIVNAVRVVGTEKLAGALAQRPEVARIDADDKVDLPKPAEGKREKASADAVEWNIDRIKAPQVWDELGVRGEGIVVANIDSGVDYTHPAVANQYRGKNADGTYDHNYSWFDPAGVCPTAAPCDNNDHGTHTMGTMVGDDGGANKIGVAPGAKWIAAKGCESNSCSEASLLAAGQWIVAPTDLNGQNPRPDLAPHVVNNSWGGTGGDTWYQQIVDTWRAAGIFPAFSNGNSGPGCATSGSPGDYDSSYSSGAFDINGAIASFSSRGAGPGGIIKPNIAAPGVNVRSSVPGGYESFSGTSMASPHTAAAVALLWSAAPALEGDIAQTTALLDGTALDTDSSQCGGTAADNNVFGEGKLDVLAAVNAAPRGAIGALAGTVRSGGQPVAGVKVVADGPIDRTTTTAADGTYGFASLSVGDYALTASKFGYGQQSATASVTEDATATGDIDLVQADSGKLTGTVSSAAGPVAGAAVSIADTPVTATTDAQGRFEVTLPHGTYDVNATHSSRCLTGGTAKVTVAGDTTVAVNLPERTDTYGYACATSNGSPYQPGDRQLALTGDNTTERVDLPFPLPLYGKTYGQAWIGTNGTISLGGNNTGDINGDIPSTATPNAALYPFWDDLVVGAADSGSGVFTAVTGTAPHRSYVIEWREVSHWSAQSDTFSFSASIGEDGTVRYSYKGTGGTGIKAGSTATVGVENATGTDAYKYSFNTPVITDGLSIAFRTTRSGVVAGRVLDANDGNGVAGATVTVGTGATAVSATTAADGGYVVQSPSGARELALTAAQYEPAAATVDVKAADVTQVTRSLRTGKVTPSKPAVEIVLPPGQKRTRTLDLTNPGLGTAFTAAEEAAWLTVTPGTGNLPTGGKAPLSLSVDTTGLAPGTVLTADLKITSASGRTPVLTVPVKLVVPRYQVALDAGSTGASTDSLGDGWSPDRKYTTGSYGYQGNGSSQSTSRTIAGTEDQKLFRNAREGMYEYRFDAVPNGTYTVELGFAELSSTKPNKRVFDVLAEGAQVLPSLDIALEAGTYTALTRTYTVTVTDGTLNIRFVTHTGFGKPLLNSLRVTDRPDKS
- a CDS encoding MFS transporter, producing MTAAVPPPSPGVRLGTAQGRWIVLTTVLGSAMALLDSTVVNVALPAIGRDLGADLAVLQWTVNAYLLTLAGLILVGGALGDRFGRRRIFVLGVVWFAAGSLLCGIAPNAGVLIAARALQGIGGALLTPGSLALIQGSIHADDRARAVGLWSGFGGVGAAVGPFLGGWLVDGPGWRWVFLLNVPVAALCVPVALRHVPESRDPAAHGRFDVAGAVLGAASLALVTYALIEARSGTALVAGAAVGGVLLAGIFVVVERRRADPMVPPDIFSSRQFTAVNLVTLCVYAAFGGFFFLVVLQLQVVSGYSALAAGAALLPTTALMLLLSARSAQLGERIGPRIPLTAGPLLCAAGMLLMLRVGREASYVGDVLPALLVMGLGMAALVAPLTAAVLSSVDAGRAGLASGINNAAARAAVLLAVAALPLLAGMGPDAYLSAGAFDSAFGRAMFWCAGVLVAGAAVAWATVRSPAPWACHPQCRTNCAVTAPPLEPPGAAER
- a CDS encoding glycosyl hydrolase family 28-related protein gives rise to the protein MPPRRAASLPASRAAAGAASRRAAPARAAAVLAALTASALGLGALGAGAAQARPAAADPAPPTAVTRAALDPALAEGRGARVDFAEQEAENAATSGTLIGPDRTAYSLPAEASGRKAVKLAPGQYVEFTLPAAADAVTVRYSIPDAPAGGGITTPLDVTVNGKNRRSMTLTSQYSWVYNQYPFTNDPQADLLHPDWWITECGCVPAATTPAPVIAKPFRPTHMYDEQRLLLGRTYRAGDKVRLTVPAGSPAAWTVIDLLDSQRVGAPHVEAAAANALLFGADPTGRRDSADAIDRAIAFAKRHRLPVYLPPGTYQVNRHIIVDGVTVTGAGSWYTTVKGKGVGFYGKEAADGGSRNVHLSRFAIEGDVRERVDTDQVNGVGGAMSDSTVDSLYIHHTKVGLWFDGPMSNVKVTRNVITDQIADGLNFHTGVTDSLVQDNFVRNTGDDGLAMWAEKTTNARNTFDHNTVQSPTLANGIAIYGGADTTVTGNLVADPVREGSALHVGSRFGAEPFTGSLRIEGNTTVRAGTYELNWKIGLGAIWFYALDRSIDQADIQVTGNSFLDSTYNAIMLVSDWPVKDKVSIENVHFKDVRVDGTGTSVVSARVAGSASFENVDARNVGAVGVNNCGSFNFPATGSEFTLVDRGGNDGGGTTGPWLAGWELPNTITCDDRPPVVAPPAPSPW